Part of the Oscillospiraceae bacterium genome, CAACAACACAGCGATAGCTGAATATCCAATTTTCATTATTCGCATAATGCTTATATGTACCGCCCGATGCCCACGCGCTATACGGATAATGTCGCAACCGATGATTTTAATATTCAGCCGCTCCGGATGGCGAATACGAAATTTTCTCATGATACGTAATCTCCCTTCCGTCTGAATATCATTCCAGAGATCCTTTTTTCTCAATTTTATCAAATACAGCAAGATTCTCATCGAGCCGTCGCCGTGCTTCTAAAAACTGTTCTCTGAGCGCTGGTATTTCGGTCATTTCATTTTCATCAATAATGCCGTCGTCAACAATTTCAGCAAAAGACTGTATAGCCAATTCGAGTTGCTTGATCGTATTCCTTGCCCGGATTAACGCTCTTTCAGGCGGCATATCTTTGATTTCACGGCAATCACGTCCAAGCGGGCATTCATGTGTGCAATACCATGCGCGAAGCTCAGGCGCGTTATATGCGTCAGCCATTAACGCGACTACATCGTTTGGAGGACGAGTAATATCAAGCTCATATTTCTTTATGCTGTCTTCAGATACACCAGGAATCACTTCAGCTGCTCCTGCTCTCGATCGTAGCTTTTCATTGTACTGCGCGGCCTTTAATCGAGCTTGACAATACACGTTACCTATTGCTTTTGTTGCCTGTTTAGACATTTAAACAACCTCTTTTCCGGTGTATAATGATCATAATGAGTTATCAAGTTTCTTTCTGGGTCTGCCTAATTGCCTCGTTTTGGGGCTATCTTGGTTAAAAAAAATATCGTCATCATGATAAGCAAGCACAGATTTCATCTTGATTCCAACATTTAATGATGGATTTTTACCACCGGTTTCTATTTGTGCATAATGGCTGCGAGAAATTCCAACAGCACGGGCAAAGGAATATTGCGAGAATCCCGCTTCTCTTCTAAGATGAATTAAATTTACCCTCAATTTTTTGTCTCCTTTCAAATTTCTATATCTATATTATAGCTCCGTTTTGGGTCTGTGTCAACACTTTTATTGAAATATTTAAAATAATTTGCTGCTTTTTGGGGCATCTGTTTACATTTGGGTCTTTATTTGATATAATTCTTATTATATTGGAGGTTTAAACATGAGTATTTTTTCCGATCGCATGATAAGCTTACGCAAAGGACGCGGGTTATCGCAATATGAATTTTCAAGAGCAATAAACATATCACGCTCCACAATCTCAGGCTATGAAACCGAAGGCAAAGAGCCGAATTATGAAACGCTGTGCCGTTTTGCTGACTTCTACGGAGTATCTACAGATTATTTACTTGGTAAATCAGACGAACCGACACACGCCGATGCCGTGTTTCAAAAAGACAGCTTAAATTTCAAGAAACGGTTCGATGATCTACCCCCTGATGCTAAAGTTATTGTCACAGGAATATTTGATGATTTCTATGTATTACTGTTCCGTGATGTTTGCGCTGCCGATAAAGATCGTCTGACTTTATACCGTGATTTGATGAGCGCTTTACAATTATCAAGAAGCAAAGTTAAAAAGCTCATCGAAGAAAATACCAATGGTATAACAGACGCAGTATTTTTAAATACTCTAATGGAAGCAGAAAGTTCTGCAAAAACAGAATTGTCATTGTATTTAGATAAACTCATGCAATCCGATCTCAATGCTGCCTTAAAAAAAGGACAAATTATCTAAGTAATTTGTCTGATACGGCATTAAAATATTGTTTATCAATGGCAATTTATATTAATGTATTGGTAGTATTTGAATTACTCTTTTTCTGAACAACAAGCTGATTATTACTGTCTATATAAGCTAAAAGTACATCTTTTAAGTCTAAAACACCTTGTTTTTTAAGTTCTTCTTGTAACCACATTCTATTCTTATCATTCATCTGCAGATAGTCATCAAGGATTGTACCATCAATAATTACATTTAGGCATAATCCTTTATATGCGGTTTGAATATTCATATCTTTGGGAGTTAATGGCTGGCAAGAAGACTTTAGCTGAACACTCACTTTACCACTTGTTTCAAGAACAGCGAATTCAACATCTACAAGATTAAATACATTTTTAAGGCGACATTCTTCAAGAACATCATTGACAGTTAGTTTTGTTTTCTTTAAGTTTTCCTCTATTATTTGACCGTTGTTAATTAAAATAGTCGGTTTACCATCCAGCAGTTTTCTTGCTTTATAATTTTTCAAAGATATTAATGACAGTATAATCGGGAACAGGGCGTAGATAATTAATCCTGTAATTCCTTTTGCATAGTTAATTGAAGAATCAACTGCGAAAGCTGCAGCAATTGAACCTATGGAAATCCCCACAACATAATCAAAATAAGTAAGTTGTGACAGCTGCTTTTTACCCATAATTCGTGCTAATATAAAAAGTATAACAACAGAAACTATTGATTTAGGAATAGTAGTTAAAATATCATCAAACATCTAAAGTCCTCCGGATTTAATGTACCCGAAATAAAAGCAGATATTCAATCTCCTCAATCAACTTGGAAAATCATGATTATATTCATGTTTCTATTTGTATAATTATATCTAAATTACTTTAAATCCGGAAAATAATACCAATATTTTTGGTCTTTATTTGGTCTTTATTTGGTCTTTATTTTTACGAGACAAGAATAAATCATACAAAATCAAATTTAATAATTGCATTGCAGGACAGCACAAACTTAAAAATTATCGAATAGAAAAAAGCAGTAAAAAACGCCAATTATCACTTTGGGGTGGTAGAGGCCGGAAGTTCAAATCTTCTCACTCAGACCAAAAATTAGTCGAAATGCCTAAAAGTTATTGGTATTTCGGCTTTTTTATGTCCTTTAAATACTGATTTTTTGTGGAGTATGATTAAACTCTATTATTCTTTCGTTAGAAAATAGCTTTTTCTAACGGATTTCTAACGGATTATGAATCTAATCTGCATTAGAGTGTGAAAAGTATTGCTGAGATTTTTTGCAATATTCTCTTTTCTAAGGCGACTAATATGTCACAAGTCGGGCAGTATGCAGCGAATGTATAGTACGGATCATCGGTTGTTCCATCGTTTATAACCGATATTTCATCC contains:
- a CDS encoding XRE family transcriptional regulator, encoding MSKQATKAIGNVYCQARLKAAQYNEKLRSRAGAAEVIPGVSEDSIKKYELDITRPPNDVVALMADAYNAPELRAWYCTHECPLGRDCREIKDMPPERALIRARNTIKQLELAIQSFAEIVDDGIIDENEMTEIPALREQFLEARRRLDENLAVFDKIEKKGSLE
- a CDS encoding helix-turn-helix domain-containing protein is translated as MRVNLIHLRREAGFSQYSFARAVGISRSHYAQIETGGKNPSLNVGIKMKSVLAYHDDDIFFNQDSPKTRQLGRPRKKLDNSL
- a CDS encoding helix-turn-helix transcriptional regulator, whose amino-acid sequence is MSIFSDRMISLRKGRGLSQYEFSRAINISRSTISGYETEGKEPNYETLCRFADFYGVSTDYLLGKSDEPTHADAVFQKDSLNFKKRFDDLPPDAKVIVTGIFDDFYVLLFRDVCAADKDRLTLYRDLMSALQLSRSKVKKLIEENTNGITDAVFLNTLMEAESSAKTELSLYLDKLMQSDLNAALKKGQII
- a CDS encoding DUF421 domain-containing protein, producing MFDDILTTIPKSIVSVVILFILARIMGKKQLSQLTYFDYVVGISIGSIAAAFAVDSSINYAKGITGLIIYALFPIILSLISLKNYKARKLLDGKPTILINNGQIIEENLKKTKLTVNDVLEECRLKNVFNLVDVEFAVLETSGKVSVQLKSSCQPLTPKDMNIQTAYKGLCLNVIIDGTILDDYLQMNDKNRMWLQEELKKQGVLDLKDVLLAYIDSNNQLVVQKKSNSNTTNTLI